The DNA window CCAGGCATCGCCTCGCCGGCGCCGAAGAGGGTGCGGCCCTGAACGGCATAGTAGCGCAGGAAATCGACGGCCTCGCGCACCTCCGAGAGCGCATCGTCCAGGGTCTTGCCGGCCTCGACCTGCAACAGGTGCAGCAGCGCCCCGCGCCGCTCCTCCAGAAGATCGGCGGCCCGCTGGAGGGCTTTCGCACGCGTGTTCGCGTCCGTGCGGCTCCAGCCGGCGAAGCCCGCCTGCGCGGCCGCCATCGCCCGGTCGGCCGTTTCCGGCGCGGCGTCCGTCACCTGGCCGGCCACGGTGCTGCCGTCGACCGGGCTGACCACCGGCCGGGCGACCCCGGACGCGGCCTTGCCGTCGATCAGCGGCACCGCCTTGAAGTTCTGCTGCCCGCCTGCCCTGATCTCCGCGAGGAGGGCATCGAGCGAAGCCTGGTGACCGAATTCCACGCCCCGCGAGTTGGCACGTTCAGGGCCATAGAGGTCGCGCGGCAGCGGGAGCTTCGGGTGACGCGCCCTGTCGGCCGACACGATGATGTCCGCCGGACGCTTCAGGAGGGACTGCACCGGCACGTCGGTATCGGCCGCGACCGACACGAAGGAGGAATTCGCCCCGTTCTCCAGGAGACGGCGCACCAAATAGGCGAGAAGATCGCGATGGCCGCCCACCGGCGCGTAAGCCCGGCAGGCAAGGCCCGGCCTGTCCTCGAGAAGGCGGGCATAGAGCGCCTCGCCCATGCCGTGCAGGCGCTGGAACTCGTAGCCCTCCGTGCCGCCGGCCCGCTCGATGATCGACGCGACGGTGAGCGCGTTGTGGGTGGCGAATTGCGGATAGATGCGTGGCCGCAGGGACAGCATCTTCTCGGCGCAGGCCATGTAGTGAAGATCCGTCATCGCCTTGCGGGTGAAGACCGGGTAGTCGTCGAGGCCGCGCTCCTGAGCGCGCTTCACCTCCGTGTCCCAATAAGCGCCCTTCACCAGGCGCACCATGAGCTGGCGGTCGTAGCGCTCCGCCATGGCGGCGATCGCGTCGATCACCGATCCAGCCCGCTTCTGGTAGGATTGGATGGCGAGCCCGAAACCCTTCCAGTCGGCGAGCGATGGATCGGCGAGCACGGCCTCGATCACCTCGAGCGACAACTCCAGCCGGTCGGCCTCCTCCGCGTCGACGGTGAAGTTGAGATCGTAGGATTTCGCCCTTTGCGCCAATTCGATCACGAGCGGCACCAGCTCGCGCATGACCCGCTCGCGGCTCGTGGCCTCGTAGCGCGGGTGCAGGGCCGAGAGCTTCACCGAGATGCCGGGCCGGTTCGGCAGCGGCTCGTTGCCGGCCGAGCGGCCGATAGCGTCGATGGCGGAGGCGTACGAATCGAAGTAGCGGCGGGCGTCATCGGCCGTGCGGGCGCCTTCGCCCAGCATGTCGAACGAATAGCGGTAGAGGCGGCCCTTGGACGAGGTGGCGCGCTTCAGAGCCTCGTCGATGGTCTGGCCCAGCACGAAGTGGTTGCCCATGACCCGCATGGCCTGGCGAGTGGCGGTGCGCACGGCGGGCAGGCCCAGGCGCTTGGTGAGCTGGCCCAGGATGCTCTCCGGGGTCTCGCCGGGCTGGATGATCCGCGCCGTGATGCCGAGCGCCCAGGCCGAGGCCGAGACGAGGAATGCGTCGGACTTCGCCTCGTGGCCGGCGAAGTCGGCCTGGCCCAGCTTGTCCTCGATCAGCCGATCGGCCGTGGCGGCATCTGGCACCCGCAGCAGCGCTTCGGCCAGCACCATGAGCGCGAGACCCTCCTTGGTGGAGAGCGCGTATTCCCGCAGCATCTCCTCGACGCCGCCGAGTCCGCCGCCCTTGGCGCGGATCGCCTCGATCAGGCGGGTCGCCTGCTCGTCCACCCGCTTTTCCCGCTCCGGCGAGAGGCGCGCGCTCGCGAGAAGGCGGGCGGCGAGGGCCTTATCGTCTTCCGCGAAAGGTGGGTTGAAGGGCAGGGCGGCGTTGGGGGCGGGGCTCATCGGAATGTCCTCTGGATGTTTCCAGAAATATAGGTGGCCTGAGACCGCGCTTCGATGGCAAAATTTGGGGTCTTGCCTTAGAAAGAGCGGAGAAAAGCTGGAAAGACCGTGCGAATGGCGGATTTGGACCGGATCGATCGCAAGATCCTCAAAGCTCTCCAGGCCGATGGCCGCATCGCCACCGTGGAGTTGGCCGAGAAGGTGGGATTGTCGCCCACGTCCACGGGCGAACGGGTGAAGCGCCTGCAGCGGGAGGGCGTCATCGCCGGCTACGGCGCCAGGCTCGATCCGCACCGGCTCGGCCTCGAGCTCCTGGTCTTCGTGGAGGTCTCTCTCGACAAGACCACGCCGGACGTCTTCGAGAAATTCGCCGCCGCCGTGAAGCGGGCCCCCGAGGTTCTCGAGTGCCACATGGTGGCGGGCGGCTTCGATTACTTGGTCAAGACCCGCGTGGCCGACATGGGCGCCTACCGCCACTTCCTCGGCGAGATCCTGCTGGCCCTGCCGGGCGTGAAGGAAACCCGCACCTATGCGGTCATGGAGGAGGTGAAGAGCGACGGGATGCTGCCCGTGTGATGACCGTGGCGTGCCTTTCCGCCATCACCGGCCTGGGGCCGGTGGTCCCGATGCGAGAGGCTGAGCGCTTCCGACAGTCGGGATGGCCGGCACATGGCCGGCCATGACGTGGTGGGCGTCCTCACCGGCGAAAGGCCGGTGATCGCGCAGGAGGTGCCTTAGCCGGCCACCGTCTTTTCCTCGTCCTTCGTCTTCCACAGGGAGTAGAGGACGCCGCCGGCGATCAGCGTGAGGGTGACGCCGAGCGAGATGGTGGGATCGAGCTTGCCCACAAGCTGGTTCCAGAAGATCTTGCCGCCGATGAAGACGAGCACCAGGGCGAGGGCGTATTTCAGGTAGTGGAACCGGTGCACCATGGCGGCCAGGGCGAAATAGAGTGCCCGCAGGCCCAGGATCGCCATGATGTTGGCCGTGTAGACCACGAAGGTGTCCGTGGTGATCGCGAAGATCGCCGGCACCGAGTCCACCGCGAAGATCAGGTCGGCCACGTTGATCACCACGAGGGCCAGGAAGAGCGGCGTCGCCCAGGTGACGATCCGGCCCGATTTCGGATCCGGCTCGAGCACGAAGAAGTGCTGGTCGTGAAGCCGGTTCGTCACCCGCATGTGCTTGCGCAGGAAACGGACAAGGGGGTTCTTCTCGATGTCGGGATCGCTCTCGGGGACGATCAGCATCTTGATCCCCGTTGCGATGAGGAAGGCGCCGAAGAGATAGAGCATCCAAGCGTATTCCTGCACCAGGGCCGCGCCCACGGCGATCATGATGCCGCGCAGGATGATGACGCCAACGATACCCCAGACGAGGGCGCGATACTGGTATTTCCGGGGGATCGCGAAATAGCTGAAGATCAGCGAGATCACGAAGACGTTGTCGATCGACAGGGACTTCTCGATGAAGAAGCCCGTGAAGTAGGAAATGCCCGCATGCGTGCCGTCCTCGGTCACCAGCAGGCCGGTCTCGAACGACCACCAGATATAAGCGCCGAAGGCGGTCGCGATGCCGATGTAGAAGGCGGACAGGAGAAGGCTCTCCTTCACGCCGAGCTCCCGGTCCTTCCTGTTCAGGACACCGAGATCGAAAGCGAGGAGAA is part of the Microvirga terrae genome and encodes:
- a CDS encoding Lrp/AsnC ligand binding domain-containing protein; translated protein: MADLDRIDRKILKALQADGRIATVELAEKVGLSPTSTGERVKRLQREGVIAGYGARLDPHRLGLELLVFVEVSLDKTTPDVFEKFAAAVKRAPEVLECHMVAGGFDYLVKTRVADMGAYRHFLGEILLALPGVKETRTYAVMEEVKSDGMLPV
- the putA gene encoding bifunctional proline dehydrogenase/L-glutamate gamma-semialdehyde dehydrogenase PutA, with the protein product MSPAPNAALPFNPPFAEDDKALAARLLASARLSPEREKRVDEQATRLIEAIRAKGGGLGGVEEMLREYALSTKEGLALMVLAEALLRVPDAATADRLIEDKLGQADFAGHEAKSDAFLVSASAWALGITARIIQPGETPESILGQLTKRLGLPAVRTATRQAMRVMGNHFVLGQTIDEALKRATSSKGRLYRYSFDMLGEGARTADDARRYFDSYASAIDAIGRSAGNEPLPNRPGISVKLSALHPRYEATSRERVMRELVPLVIELAQRAKSYDLNFTVDAEEADRLELSLEVIEAVLADPSLADWKGFGLAIQSYQKRAGSVIDAIAAMAERYDRQLMVRLVKGAYWDTEVKRAQERGLDDYPVFTRKAMTDLHYMACAEKMLSLRPRIYPQFATHNALTVASIIERAGGTEGYEFQRLHGMGEALYARLLEDRPGLACRAYAPVGGHRDLLAYLVRRLLENGANSSFVSVAADTDVPVQSLLKRPADIIVSADRARHPKLPLPRDLYGPERANSRGVEFGHQASLDALLAEIRAGGQQNFKAVPLIDGKAASGVARPVVSPVDGSTVAGQVTDAAPETADRAMAAAQAGFAGWSRTDANTRAKALQRAADLLEERRGALLHLLQVEAGKTLDDALSEVREAVDFLRYYAVQGRTLFGAGEAMPGPTGESNVLRLRGRGVFVAISPWNFPLAIFLGQVSAALMAGNAVVAKPAEQTPLIADLAVRILHEAGVPKTALHLVPGDGRVGARLVEHKDVAGVVFTGSTEVARIINRTLAGKDAAIVPLIAETGGINAMIVDATALPEQVADDVVMSAFRSAGQRCSALRLLCVQDDVADRMIEMIAGNARELKIADPREISTHVGPVIDREAKDKLDAHIAAMKTSAKVRYAGEAPAAGTYVAPHIFELNKPHDLAQEVFGPVLHVVRYRADRLEEVLRAIEGSGYGLTLGVHSRIDATVARVVQALSVGNVYVNRNMIGAVVGVQPFGGHGLSGTGPKAGGPHYLLRFATEQTVTINTAAAGGNANLIAMGE
- a CDS encoding TerC family protein, giving the protein MPEFLLMEWLGKPVWMWTAFLSLVVFLLAFDLGVLNRKDRELGVKESLLLSAFYIGIATAFGAYIWWSFETGLLVTEDGTHAGISYFTGFFIEKSLSIDNVFVISLIFSYFAIPRKYQYRALVWGIVGVIILRGIMIAVGAALVQEYAWMLYLFGAFLIATGIKMLIVPESDPDIEKNPLVRFLRKHMRVTNRLHDQHFFVLEPDPKSGRIVTWATPLFLALVVINVADLIFAVDSVPAIFAITTDTFVVYTANIMAILGLRALYFALAAMVHRFHYLKYALALVLVFIGGKIFWNQLVGKLDPTISLGVTLTLIAGGVLYSLWKTKDEEKTVAG